The following DNA comes from Oreochromis niloticus isolate F11D_XX linkage group LG23, O_niloticus_UMD_NMBU, whole genome shotgun sequence.
gtgttttcttgtctttttaaactgtgtgtggGGCTACAAAAATAAGAGTTTCATCCAACAGTTGAACTTCACAAAGAAATGTAGCACATTCAGCTACTGTCAACCGAGTACATTTAAAGATGTATAGCTCTTAAAATCTTTTCATCACTTATTACCTAAGATGTTGAAAATAATCATAGCAGTTCTACAAAATTGGTtggttttaaatgtatttttttggaCAGCTGAGACATAACTGGCTGAATACTTACTTTTATTTGGATTTAATTTCTGCCTCCATAAACTGCTCATTTGAGGTCAAAGGGCCCTGGCGACTGTTACTATATCACCCTGTTACCAAGGCAAGTGTCATATGTACTTTGCACTATGTGAAAAGATCTGGCATATATGTGCAGCCTGGTGCCAGGAGTTGGTGGACTATTGGCAAAAAGACTGCACATCCTGCACTGATCACATACAATTTTTTAGGTTCTACACCACCTTTGTAAGATTTTGAGGAAAGAACCCATGATAAGTCTTCATAGTCAAATCCTACTTCTTAAAATGGACTTTGAATCCAAATCTAACCAAGGCTTTAAAAGTATTGCCTTTTGTGTCTTACCTTCTCAACGGTCAGTTCTGCTTGGCAAACTTTAAGAAGAATGTTtacatatatttacattttcaggTTCTAATTTGACAGGATGCAGACCATCTCTCAAACTGAAAAatgccttcattttttttagtgttcaaccttctttttttcataCAGCTGTTGGCAAATCACAGGACGGCTCATCACTGCTGAGATCAGCACTGGCCAATGAGCGGGCCAAAACTAACACATGGGGTAATAACAACctcacaaacagcttctttTATCTTGCAATCAAAGCAACCttgctctgtctgtctgctgttAATTTGCAATCATCTCTTTCCCTTGAGCTTACAGGCAGCTTCCAGTGAAATTAGCACTAAAGGTTTTTTTCCACAGGAATGGCTGCTCAATCCAGGAGTATCACCTTCACGCACATTTCATCTGGTGTTTGCATGCAGCACACAATCTTCCAGTTATCAAAAACTCATCAGCATCTTCGATGACTGGTTTCTCAAGATTGTGAGCGCTTAAAGAATCATCTTGGTCCCATCATGctcatttgttcatttattcCATAAATTCAATGACATCAGATTTAATGGTCCATCACTAACGATGCTGCACAGGGCTGCTGCAAGCTCGCTTGTCTGCCAACACAGATAAAGGTCAAATCAGACTGTAACACAGGCCGTGCAACTGTTTTTGATCTTTTAGGTCaaggaaacaaaagaaatctCACTCCATCGCTGCCCTTGCAGCCCTACAACCCAGCAGCTACCACAGTTACCGGATCCATGAGGCCTGCATCGAGAAACCCTCTCTTTCCCTTCTCTAATGGCTTCAGACAGCCCCACTCCCCCTCCTCTAGATCGAGTAACTCATCCCCAACTTCAGGGAAACTTGGGGGTAATCCTCCTTGTACCTGTTTCTTTTATGTTCACTTTGCTGCTTTCCTGTCTTTTACTGTCCAAGGGGAAAATGTTTTGATAGGCTAAGCCATTAAATATATCTAATTTCAAGTACTCAAGTTTAAGTTTGACTTTTCTTTTCAAGTCAAATTGTAGTTACACTCAAATGCAAATTTGATGGAAAAATACTTACAGGCTTATTGATTATATTTCTCTCTTGTTCAAGATTCTAAAATCAAGATGATGAAAAATTGATACCAAAAAGAACTGAAATATCAAATATACCTACTGtttacccatatggaaaagaaataggaaaaacttGTATAAGACTTGCATCTGCTTTAGCttgcttcatatagtgaatcatatcaggcttatatgatttactcatgaaagtggccactttctcattactttcatatattgttttaggaagtatccaaaacatacaagtttcatttatataatttttcaagggatcttatatctgttttctctcttgtatgcttttcatacaagtttcacacaagacagatacaaactttataagatttatatatatcttttccatatgggtaggTTGTAGAATCTTGAGATATTCTAATCAACACTCTTGTGGACTCATTATCTTCCAGTTTCCCATCTATTGTTACTGTCTGAGACATTTTGGGGGTTTCTGCAATGGTTTTCTGTGCCACTATTCTTTCAATTTTAAGAAAGAATTTCTTATGTGTCTCAACACTGTTTCGCATTTCATCACCCTTCAACACAATTTTACTTTTGCCTTTTTTCTGATTTAAATGCTGTgaaacttcatttttttttaactgttggcTGCTAAATGAACCTTTCAGGTGAACAACCACACAAGTCCGTTAAAAGCTTTGTCTAAAAGGTTAATAGATCAACTAGTGGGATTTTATATTGCTTCCAGAATAAATAATGCAGATTAAGTTTTATCTTTGGTTCATAACTGATCCATGACAAGAATTAAGGAATTCTGTACAGTTAAGGAAATGGACGAATGTTGGTCCAAATAGTCAAGacaagtaaaaacaaatatgatTTATTTGGTTAGAAAAGGACTTGGTTGATTGTCCTCGTATCAGGTTCAGTTTTCAGAGACAGTTTCTTTCCCTTCATAACACTCAGTTTTCTCCCAACAGTAAATGGACAACCACACCGGGGCATTTCCCCACCTAAACCGGCCATATGGTCCCGACCTCGATTGGGTAAAAAAGACcttgtttgtctttctgtgtttcatCATTAACCCTTCACtcgcttttgcagcattttcacCTCCACTGCAGCTCTTGTTGGTGTTTTTTGTGTCCATCCATTTTTTATTAATACTTTAATGTCCATGcactattcatccatccatccatctgtttgTCCACCATTGGTCTGTCCATCTGTGTTGTCTTTTTGTCCCATGTTCGCTGCCTCAAGACAGTTTTGAGCAAAGCTTCAGTCAGAGAGACTTAACTAATCAAGCCGATGGAGATGCTTGATTATGTGAGTTGGTTACTTAAGCTCAGCAGCTGATTGTGTCCCTCTGTGTTCTACAAGTTGTTGGTGGTGGGGAGTATTTAACCATCTGGTTTAAGATTGTGGTTGGGGAAACTGTAGCAAATTCAGAGACCTGAGACCTCTTCAGCTCTTTGGGTGCTGGGCTAAAAAACATTTCACTGCTTCACTGTTTCACTGCTTTGCtctaataaccatgtagaaTATTTcccaaaacattttaattattcCTCAGAACCAGACATTAAACTCTGGATCTATTAAACTCTGACCAGTTTGAAATAATGTATATTTTCTTGGATGAACTCCATCTGGAGATGAAAATGGTCAGATAATACACTAAGGTCACTGAAAAAGTTTGTTTGTGGACGTATGcttaaatattgtgttttacaaAAGTATTGAATAATGAAGCTATTTGTTGTCTGCAGGATTGACtattgattttttaaaactttggcCATTTACCCACAATTGAAACTTTTTTTATGCTACCGcacagtttttgcagtttttggGAACATTAGCATgatggttttttaaaaaagctgtgTGTAGTTTAAATAGTGTTTCCAGAGTTATAATCTAAAGAAAAGAGTCTGTTATTTgctgaaaatgataaaaaaaaaaaatatgacagaaaataatcTGTCAAGTTTATTATCAATTAGAATCCCTTTTCTGAAACTGGCCTTTTAAGTTTATAGAGAAATAtctaaaaaatatacatataaggCATCAATGTTATTGGGAGTGTTGTTACTCTTTTAGATAAAGTAATGCTTCTAAAATGTAACTTAGATAATGAGAGCTGGTGTAGTGGAGTGTTATTACTGGCTCAGACCTGCCTACACATGTTGAGCTTTACTCTGTACTTTGATATAATAGTAGTTATAATAGTTGCTATATGGGGTCTCTGTCAAACTTAATaccagtattttatttgtagtgtttgCTTTACTTTCTGATGATTTGAAGTAGTTTCCAACCCAACTAGGAAAGAAAATAGTCCTTTTGCTGCAACAATTACTTTAATAGGTTTAACAAGTTGTTGGCACAAACTGGCTGCAATATTTATTTGGAATATGAACTAAAGTACCAATGAAGGGAAAATATGagaaaactgtttttcttttcatttgtctTCTGAGGAAAATAagcatattttttgttttttgtattagcAAAAGTTAGGCCACCTTCAGAACCCAGAATTGAAACCCGGTCAGATCACACGTTACAAAAGCTTACAGTGAATTATACAGTTAATGATTTACATTGTGCATGGTGTCATGGTGGGCATGGTCTTCCTGTCCAGTATGCATGAGCTGGTTTTGGTGTCACCAGTTTTCTAGTTTtgatgttttgtcttttgtatgtTAACACCCAGAAACCACTGATCTATGACTTTTTGACAGAAACTTAAAAATGCAAAACCGAAAAATGGCCAAGGCGTCTCAGGGCTTTATATCAGTATTAAATACAGACTCCAGTTTTAATCGCAGTGCCTCTCCTGCTGCAGTGAACAACTCATTGCTGGAGGAAAAGAAGTCTGAACTCCCTGAAGTGTTTGGTCGTTCGGGTCCCACCACAGAAGAGCGGCTTTATGGTTGGTAACGGCATGAATTTCATTTGTCTGCACCCAAAACTTGCCCATGCCGTGTGCTGACTGCCGCTCCGGTTGCTCTACATCGCCAAGACTGCATGGTTTGGTGGTGTTACATGTCCAGAAACAAATCTTTAGAAGGACCATGAAGGAAAATACTGGCCGTCAGCTTGAAAGTTTTGGCCAAAGGCTTTGGAAAGTATGCGCTCCCCTGATCGTTAGCTTACTTTTACAGAACCTCACTTTGCAGAGCTTTGCGCTTTTTCTCACCACAGAAATTAAAGGAGGAGACTGTTTCTAATTAGCCTGTGATGAACCTGGCATCTGGATTGGACCTTTGgtattattttaaaagttttctGTCCAGGGTCCAAATGCTTCAGCTTGTGCTTCTTGCCTGATTGCGAGTGCGATGAGCTTCAGACATCTTGCTGCAGAGATGCCATGTTTAGAAAACCCTCACGCGAACCAGGACAGCATGGCGTGCATTGGACAGTTTTCACCAGAATGTAGAAACCtctgtttgctttttattttagaattatttgtgtgtgaaaaaaaatcataccaatatttatttaatctaGTTCTGTATTGTAATCATGAGGCATTTCTGAACATAGGCTATAATTATAGCACAGTTTCCACTCTGACCTTCCAATATAATGATCCTTTGAGAACACTGTACCTCTTGTGGTTTGTTGACAAGCCTCCTAATTTATGTCCAAGAATAATACAAGGTTTACCCAAGTAAGCAAAATATCTCTATGAAGCCTAACCAATTTTAACCAAACTTCATGTCAAACAACAGCAAACATTCATACAGGCAGCCCCTCATACATATTTACATGCAACTGATTGAAAGGAATGCATCTGTGTTGTTTCATGTTACGAGCTAACATGTTTCAGGACTCCATCATCTTTCATGTTCCTAGCTTTGCATTTATTCTATTTAGTTTTGGAACCGAGTCAATTCCTTGATTGTGAAGAATTTTGGCTTCTGCTTAAATAAGAGGAAAGGGGGCAGGGGTGGGGTGTAATTGGCTGCAGGCTCTGGACTTTagtcagaaaaacacaaaagatcTTGTGGGATTACAAggaatttttcatgttttaaggTTCATTTGGCATTTGGAAATGGGTAGGGAGTTCTACCTTAGCTGAAAAAATGGATTTTCCAAGAGATTAGACAGCACCTGGCTAGAAAATAGATCCAAAGTGGCTGTTAAAGCTTTATTTTTACCTTATGTAGAGCGATACTGTCCACAGACTACAGAACAAGCCTGAATCTGATCTAAAGCAGAGACATTCCCATCAAGTAATACTTCAGAAAATTATTGCAGCACTTTATATTAATAGTAGTAAAAGAAATGAGAAATGATTGTACATGAAATAGACCCTTTAATGCAAAAAGTCACAAATGCAGAGATGGTTTGGATCAGGACAGTAAAATAAAGGCTGATAAGAGGTTATAAAAagataatgtttttgtttctttcaggaTCTCCTGCTCGTCCAGCCATACAGATCAACAAGAAGCCAAATTTGGTTGGAAAACCTGGAGAAATGGGTAGGAACTCAATAAGAAAAACAATCAACTTTGTCTACACCCTTGTTTAACTGCGACATTTATAGTTTTCTGAAggttgaactgtttttgtttacatattttccATCAGACAAAGTTAACAACTTCAAACAGAATGATAAACTGCCAGTCCTGAAACCCAAAGTACCAGCAGTGACCGCCAAGCCGATCAAACAAGAACGGAAACAGACCACAACTGCTACACCAACAACTACTGGTACAAAGATTTCCACTTGGCAATCAAGTAGTAGTCATCAGCCCAGTTTCGTCCAGTTTACCACATGCATACTGCAATTTAAGACAATTTTCTCCTGCTTATTATGAAATGTTTTGCTAGTTTAACCAAATGCATGTGATCAATGATTGAACATGAAGTCTGTTTACAATATGCTGCCAAATGGAGCCTTGCTGGGCACTTTAAAAGTTTTCATGCCAGTCACTGCTTTCTTTGAAAAAAGCTTTTggaaaatatagtattttttaaCTATATACTCACTCCCAAAAGAaacccacaaaaacaaaacaaagaaaaaaaatattttcatggacaTGCACAATATGCACAAAATATCACAAACCAGCTCACAAGAAGTAGACATACCTTCTTGTaatattttgctttgtttacaAAAAATGTTGCACATAGAAGGAAGGTCATTTTTTCCACAAGGTTTATTCTTGAAATGAGACATTTTGTGTTGCGTTTCTTCTTTCAGCACCTCGACAGGAGTCATGGGAGGAGTCAGATCTTTTTAAATCACAGCCATCCTCTGAGATTGACGCCATGGGCAAGAAACGTTACGTAGGTAAGCTGAAATGGTCACTTTAGCAGGTTATTGGGTTTTACCATATAGCGACACAGAGATCAAACCAAGCATTTTTTGTTCCAGCTCCAATTACATACACAAAGTGAACCTCAAACCCCATTGATACTTATGCTTTACATTTGCTTTCTACAGCACCTCATGTCATCTACAAAACTGGAAAGAAACCAGACGAGCCTTGCTCCATTACCTCTTCCCTCAACTACTTCCCCGAAGATGAACCCAGTGAGACTAATGTGACATCACCACCAAAGACTCCACCCTCCAACCTCACTGTGGTGACAGTGGAGGGATGCCCATCTTTCATCATCTTGGACTGGGAGAAGACTGACAATGAAACCACTGGTACTTATTGGCTGAATTTTTATTGCAGCAGCCCAACAAAAAAACCTGAATGAAATTGAAACTCTTTGGTGACTAACCTATAACACTCATGGTGGTTTTAGCTGTGTTTTATCACGATTCTGTTGGTCATGGCCTAATTCTGTCATCCTCTTCTCAGAGTACGAAGTCATCTCCACTGCTAAAGGACCAGATGGAGAACAGGTTTCCATCCTGACTACAAACCAGACTCATACTGCCGTAGAGAACCTCAAACCCGAGAGCAGGTAAGTTCTACCTAAATTAGTTTTCTTTCTTCAAGTTTATTTTTCATGAAGTTGAAGTCAAAGTCAATTTCTAAACTGTAGAATTTGAGATTGGAAATCGACCAGCCTTGTGTTCCATGTGCAAATTTTCACAGCCTAGCATCAGGGGTTATCTGCAGATTTATTTACCATGATTTCATGTTATGAGATTGATTTGCTGTGTAGCCAAGAGAACCAGTCCATTTGTAGGCTacacagaagaaagagaagacatgaaaaatgtgaaaacagtCCAAACCAAACCAGTTCATTACAATAAAGCAGGTTTATACATATTAATCTCTGGATGTTAAGTGTTTCTGCACCTCAGATCTGACTGAACATCTGCTAGTTGGCGTTGCAGCCATTTCATTCAGCTGTTCAAACAACCCAAGTCAGTTGAGCCCAGTAAAATAAGCAGAGCATCTGTTACGCTTGCTGACGCTTTAACGAGCCGCGATGTGGGAAAGCTATTTGGTGTGAAGGAAGGTGGTTAGAAATGAAGTCTGGCCCATGGCAAGTCTGGACTCCAGCAAAACCATATGAAAGTAAAGAGCTGTGAGCAGAGGTCATGGTTTTCACTGTCATGCACGGGTTGCATGATGCTTGTGACTGTCCAAGCTTATAAAACCTGTTTTAATAGTCAGTTgtgtaactttgacacagtataaaagaacagaaaacaataGTTGTTGTATTGTCTTTTACAGACCTAGAGGAAATGGTTAAGGAGAAATCCTTTGCTACAGTAAAATCACTATTATTAACAAGTAGCTTCAAAGTAATTTGTTAATAATTCCTTAAAAGTGtataatcaataaaaaataaaggtaGTCTATCCAGAGAAATGTAGTGTTAGAATATATTAGTACTTTAACTGTTTTGGGCTGagctgatttttttaattttattttttagtttacTTTGATAAATTATAGTTCTCAATAAGATTTTGCAGTATAGTTCATACCTACTTGAAGGACTGCTTGAGAACCACAATGAAGTACTACATTTTCTTTGTACTTTGTGGCATCTGAGTTTGCTGTGTCATCTTTGAAAATGTTATGACTCTGTTCCTGATTATGTATTATTGTAATGCTATATTTCCCTCCATTTTTTAGTTACGAGTTCAAGGTGAAGCCAAGGAATGAGCTGGGCTCAGGTCCTCCCAGTGAACCAGTGACCTTCAACACAGAGTCAGGTACATTCCTGCTCAACTCAAACTATGCCTGTCTTTAGATCATGCATAAGCCAAAGCAGCTGCAGTCAAACTTAAACTCCAGGACCTCTCCATGACTTCAAATGTTTTAGACAACAAGTAAAAATGCTCCAAACTTTCCGCTCATCAGTTAAGACTAATGTTCACCCTCAGCAGCAGCTACTGTTTCTGCCCATTTCAAATCCACTTAGCAGGAATTGCAACTCATTGCAAATGTATAATTAATTACCACTATTGTATAAAGGTAATTTCCTGCTAGAAATGTATCATAATGTGAGACTTGAGACTTCACTCCTAAATGCCTGCAAAATACAATTCATCAGTTATGCAGTCATCCATAACTGGACTTTACTGATAGAATTACTAACAATTCATTGATTTAGTTGGTTtttaaaagctgacatccaggatattgatttttttcaaacattGCATGAGTGAATTGATATCTTATATTTCAAACACAGAGAAATAATTAAATGTTCTGCTTCACTGATTTAGATGATGATGAAGGTTGCTGCTCACGTTATAAGAAGGCACTCCTGCATCAATGTGCAGTATCAGTTATGCTTTCTTTATATAAGCTGTTAAGACCCTGTTGTTATTCTTTCTTTAGCGGACCCCAGAGTGAGTGAGAACGTTTCAGGTAAATTAACATCCACCTTATGTCCACATGGTTATAAGAAAAGCCTTTGTTTAAAGGTAGaaagttatatttatttttctgtacaGGAAAAGATGCCATCTGGACTCAGTTCCCCTTCAAGACAGACTCATACTCTGACTGCCATGGCAAACAGTATGTGAAGAGGACCTGGTACCGCAAGTTTGTTGGTGTACAGCTATGCAACTCACTTAGGTACAAGATCTACCTGAGTGAAACACTCAATGGTAAGTACACATGTTGAATTTATTGCCCACTTTCACAGGGAAACTGATCCCAGATCTGATCTGTTTCTCTATATTTCCCCTTATAGGTAAATTCTACAATATTGGAGATCAGACTGGCTTTGGTGAGGATCACTGTCAGTTCGTTGACTCATTCCTGGATGGGCGAACGGGCAGACAGCTCAGAGCTGACCAGCTCCCGTCCAGACAAGGTATAAGCTTTATTTCAGTTTTCCTGAATTTTCCTGAGCTCCTTAGAGAGCatgcattttttggacattaAGATCCAGTATACTGCATGGTTTGtcttaaaaaatagaaaatagttATACCTGTACttacatttcaattcaattcagtgttttttatacagcaccaaatcacaacaacagtcgcctcaaggcgcttttaATTGTAAgctagaccctacaataatacatacagagaccggttggggtgagacaTAACAGACAAATATAAAACAGCTACATTTAAATCCAATGTGACACCCACTTCTGGAGTATGTCATTGTCTTTGATGCCCATCTAGAATAAGAGTTCAGAAACCAGAGAGGACATTTTAGAATCTCTTAGTTTTTCCATTTCCTTTAGAATCACAATCATTCATTCAGTATTAGATGTctgtacatttttattacaCTAAATAGGAAATTCTGCCGCTCCTAATCGGGCACTTTGATACAAATTAGATGAATGTATCAGATTTAAAATATGTTCCTCATCACGTATTGTTCTTTTTTGTCCAGGTTTCTACAGAGCATTGCGTCAAGAACCTGTCCACTTTGGAGAAATAGGAGGACATTCCCATGTCAACTACGTCTCATGGTATGAGTGTGGAACACCCATTCCTGGCAAGTGGTAGACGAACAGAGGCCTATGATGGGATTTATTACCAAAGCTTGGATGGCTAAGTCGTGCCTCTGAATTCTCTCAACCATGTTACCCAGTGCTGTAAAAAATGTACAGGACATACCTGTCAGGGACTTTGTAAGGAGAgagcatttttcaaaaaatgatatAGCAAACATGcctcatttttaatatttatctaGCAGCAAGGCTAAAGTGATGTTAGAACATGAAGATACATAGAGGTATTGTTCCTCAGACTCATGCtagatatattttattttgtgttgaaATAATGGGAAGCTGGCTCCCTGGATTACTATTTTCATAACTTGTGAGATGTTATTTATCAAAAGGTCTTTGATTGCATTGCTTCACGAGGGCCACAGATGGGAATTCACAGgagctatttttttaaagaaatgtcaTAAAAAGTAATTCAAGCGAGAGGTTTTAAAAGATACCATCCTGCTTCACATTCATCCACCGGCAACTGGCAGTCACCCATATCACCAGTCTTTAACCAATGCTTCACTAGTTAGTGTGGAAAATATAAACAGCATAATGTGTGATAAATTTACTGGATATCAGCAATGAGAAAcctattttaaacattaaaagtaaataaagtatttgataatataaatgctaaataaTGTACTTTCTGCTCTGAAAGGCACCCCAAAAATACAGTAAGGTGATATTTTTCGGGAACTAAGTTAGCATTGTAGGTTAGCTAATCCAGCTTTGTGAATCTGCTGTTCTGTAATTAATTTTCATTATTAATTAATCTGCCAGTTATTTTTGATTAGCCAAATtagtcataaaaaataaaaaagtaaaaaatagcCCAGCCAATTTC
Coding sequences within:
- the abi3bpb gene encoding ABI family, member 3 (NESH) binding protein b isoform X8; the encoded protein is MAGIAPLLRVLLLLLEGTTLLSGIPAQRIRVRRQNMKVRINATGDTIVMKFVRPSPDVKLEGYILGYGSSMFSKQFIQLPENGQPYETEMDAEPKYLVAVQPIPANDVKKHCTGKVNLEKPLHLVIGSISPTAVLLSWGNYLKTPYEGNIMNECLEDGFYTIRYRERNRNWIYQTCPTSDTVIDNLKPNTPYEFGVRSNKDDRSGTWSKPVIHNTSMGNKNRQKSYKPRNNPPIKLGTPLFAPRYALHNGTGPRTPTLFKNPGFPGAPRTSFAPPESQQETIPVPGSSEPKFPHVSPEKGNTIRNNTTQPADIPTPALPKLLSTKAPHANITAVLLTKLASRGDSIHVQTTKAPTSAPEKPRNPTGSPARPAIQINKKPNLVGKPGEMDKVNNFKQNDKLPVLKPKVPAVTAKPIKQERKQTTTATPTTTAPRQESWEESDLFKSQPSSEIDAMGKKRYVAPHVIYKTGKKPDEPCSITSSLNYFPEDEPSETNVTSPPKTPPSNLTVVTVEGCPSFIILDWEKTDNETTEYEVISTAKGPDGEQVSILTTNQTHTAVENLKPESSYEFKVKPRNELGSGPPSEPVTFNTESADPRVSENVSGKDAIWTQFPFKTDSYSDCHGKQYVKRTWYRKFVGVQLCNSLRYKIYLSETLNGKFYNIGDQTGFGEDHCQFVDSFLDGRTGRQLRADQLPSRQGFYRALRQEPVHFGEIGGHSHVNYVSWYECGTPIPGKW
- the abi3bpb gene encoding ABI family, member 3 (NESH) binding protein b isoform X12, which produces MAGIAPLLRVLLLLLEGTTLLSGIPAQRIRVRRQNMKVRINATGDTIVMKFVRPSPDVKLEGYILGYGSSMFSKQFIQLPENGQPYETEMDAEPKYLVAVQPIPANDVKKHCTGKVNLEKPLHLVIGSISPTAVLLSWGNYLKTPYEGNIMNECLEDGFYTIRYRERNRNWIYQTCPTSDTVIDNLKPNTPYEFGVRSNKDDRSGTWSKPVIHNTSMGNKNRQKSYKPRNNPPIKLGTPLFAPRYALHNGTGPRTPTLFKNPGFPGAPRTSFGSPARPAIQINKKPNLVGKPGEMDKVNNFKQNDKLPVLKPKVPAVTAKPIKQERKQTTTATPTTTAPRQESWEESDLFKSQPSSEIDAMGKKRYVAPHVIYKTGKKPDEPCSITSSLNYFPEDEPSETNVTSPPKTPPSNLTVVTVEGCPSFIILDWEKTDNETTEYEVISTAKGPDGEQVSILTTNQTHTAVENLKPESSYEFKVKPRNELGSGPPSEPVTFNTESADPRVSENVSGKDAIWTQFPFKTDSYSDCHGKQYVKRTWYRKFVGVQLCNSLRYKIYLSETLNGKFYNIGDQTGFGEDHCQFVDSFLDGRTGRQLRADQLPSRQGFYRALRQEPVHFGEIGGHSHVNYVSWYECGTPIPGKW
- the abi3bpb gene encoding ABI family, member 3 (NESH) binding protein b isoform X6; amino-acid sequence: MAGIAPLLRVLLLLLEGTTLLSGIPAQRIRVRRQNMKVRINATGDTIVMKFVRPSPDVKLEGYILGYGSSMFSKQFIQLPENGQPYETEMDAEPKYLVAVQPIPANDVKKHCTGKVNLEKPLHLVIGSISPTAVLLSWGNYLKTPYEGNIMNECLEDGFYTIRYRERNRNWIYQTCPTSDTVIDNLKPNTPYEFGVRSNKDDRSGTWSKPVIHNTSMGNKNRQKSYKPRNNPPIKLGTPLFAPRYALHNGTGPRTPTLFKNPGFPGAPRTSFAPPESQQETIPVPGSSEPKFPHVSPEKGNTIRNNTTQPADIPTPALPKLLSTKAPHANITAVLLTKLASRGDSIHVQTTKAPTSAPEKPRNPTVNNSLLEEKKSELPEVFGRSGPTTEERLYGSPARPAIQINKKPNLVGKPGEMDKVNNFKQNDKLPVLKPKVPAVTAKPIKQERKQTTTATPTTTAPRQESWEESDLFKSQPSSEIDAMGKKRYVAPHVIYKTGKKPDEPCSITSSLNYFPEDEPSETNVTSPPKTPPSNLTVVTVEGCPSFIILDWEKTDNETTEYEVISTAKGPDGEQVSILTTNQTHTAVENLKPESSYEFKVKPRNELGSGPPSEPVTFNTESADPRVSENVSGKDAIWTQFPFKTDSYSDCHGKQYVKRTWYRKFVGVQLCNSLRYKIYLSETLNGKFYNIGDQTGFGEDHCQFVDSFLDGRTGRQLRADQLPSRQGFYRALRQEPVHFGEIGGHSHVNYVSWYECGTPIPGKW